The following coding sequences are from one Sesamum indicum cultivar Zhongzhi No. 13 linkage group LG11, S_indicum_v1.0, whole genome shotgun sequence window:
- the LOC105173743 gene encoding organic cation/carnitine transporter 7 isoform X2, with protein sequence MNRAVMNSGVMDYDRELVYTMDEALTMVGFGKFQALVLAYAGLGSMADAMELMILSFIGPSVRSEWGLSSRQESLITTVVFAGMLIGSYASGLISDNYGRRMGLLSIAAATSIFAVLSAFSPNYISLIIFRMVVGVGLGGGPVYSSWFLEFVPVRNRGVWMVVFATFSTIGTIFEASLAWIVMPRLGWRWLLALSSVPCLAAFILYFFTEESPRYLYAKGSIADAQHVLKKMATINETQLPSGVLVSDQISELDEELTTPEGTSLLSTIKNKNSSPKRGIFSFFTLLSSSLIKTTLLLWIVYLTNSFLYYGVVLMTSEFSSSQSKCGALVLHSKQPTDTSLYRNVFITSFAELPGLILSAILVDKVGRKISMVLMYSFGFISLLPLMFHQNELLTTSLLFGARMCFIGNFKIAGIYCPEIYPTSVRTTGAGVAAAVGKIGGMICPLVAVELVSGCHRMAAIASFEVVMVLSAICVLLFKVETKGMELHDTGCA encoded by the exons ATGAACAGAGCCGTCATGAACAGTGGA GTGATGGATTATGATAGGGAGCTTGTTTACACAATGGATGAAGCTCTTACAATGGTGGGATTTGGCAAATTCCAAGCTCTCGTGCTGGCTTATGCGGGACTTGGGTCCATGGCTGATGCAATGGAGCTGATGATACTATCATTTATAGGTCCCTCTGTTCGATCTGAATGGGGACTTTCATCCAGGCAAGAAAGTTTGATAACCACGGTTGTATTTGCGGGTATGCTCATCGGATCTTATGCGTCGGGCCTCATATCTGATAACTATGGAAGAAG GATGGGCCTTCTAAGTATTGCAGCAGCAACCAGCATATTTGCAGTTCTTAGTGCCTTCTCCCCAAACTATATTTCATTGATCATCTTCCGCATGGTAGTTGGTGTTGGCCTGGGTGGTGGACCTGTGTACTCATCCTGGTTTCTTGAGTTTGTGCCTGTACGCAACCGGGGCGTTTGGATGGTTGTCTTTGCCACTTTCTCGACAATAGGAACAATATTTGAGGCTTCATTGGCATGG ATCGTTATGCCAAGACTTGGATGGAGATGGCTACTTGCACTATCATCAGTACCCTGTTTAGCAGcatttatcttatatttttttacggAAGAGTCTCCAAGGTACCTATACGCGAAGGGCAGCATTGCTGATGCACAGCATGTCTTGAAGAAAATGGCCACAATTAATGAAACACAACTTCCTTCTGGTGTCTTAGTTTCTGATCAAATTAGTGAGTTGGATGAGGAACTTACTACTCCTGAAGGTACCTCATTGCTGtcaaccataaaaaataaaaattctagtCCTAAACGAGGCATCTTCTCGTTTTTCACACTTCTATCATCAAGCTTAATCAAAACAACCCTTCTCTTGTGGATTGTCTACCTTACGAATTCATTTCTGTATTATGGAGTTGTGTTGATGACCTCGGAGTTTAGCAGTAGCCAAAGTAAATGTGGGGCACTTGTTTTACACTCAAAACAGCCGACAGATACTAGCCTCTACAGAAATGTTTTCATCACTAGTTTTGCAG AGCTTCCAGGACTCATTTTATCAGCCATTCTTGTGGACAAAGTCGGCCGCAAAATTTCAATGGTGCTTATGTACTCATTCGGCTTCATATCTCTTTTACCACTGATGTTTCACCAAAATGAACTGCTAACCACATCTCTATTGTTTGGAGCCCGGATGTGCTTCATTGGAAACTTTAAAATAGCCGGTATTTACTGCCCAGAG ATATATCCAACGTCCGTGAGGACAACAGGAGCTGGTGTTGCTGCTGCTGTAGGAAAAATTGGAGGGATGATTTGCCCTCTCGTGGCCGTGGAGTTGGTTTCCGGTTGCCACAGAATGGCTGCAATAGCTTCATTCGAGGTCGTAATGGTTCTGTCTGCAATTTGTGTGCTGCTCTTCAAAGTTGAAACCAAGGGAATGGAGCTGCATGACACTGGATGTGCATAA
- the LOC105173748 gene encoding organic cation/carnitine transporter 7-like has protein sequence MGDSDTVYTLDEALTTVGFGKYQGLLLAYGGLGWVAEAMEMMILSFVGSAVQSEWHLSSGQKSSISTVVFFGMLVGAYFWGVVSDNYGRKKGFLGVASITAIAGLLSAASPNYISLLLLRCITGVGLGGMHIYTSWFLEFVPTPSRGAWMIVFSSFWTLGTIFEAGLAWIIMPSFGWRWLVALSSGPSFIVLLLYCLAPESPRFLCMKGRTNEANNILRKAALLNGTALRAGKLVSDQEQDQMNESTASESTHLLSPRVDELYKYKANSSSLSILFSSKLIRTNLLLWLLYFGNTFAYYGVILLTSELSSDQSKCNSIKLHSGKSQNASLYIDVFITSLAEVPGLILSAFIVDRVGRKFSMVIMFVLASLLLLPLLAHQNEILTTTLLFGARTFISATFVVACIYCPEVYPTNIRATGVGIATAIGRIGGMICPLVAVGLVNDCQQAYAVILFQVTIILSALCVLLSPFETKGRNLADALAADDP, from the exons ATGGGAGATTCTGACACGGTGTACACATTAGATGAAGCACTCACTACTGTTGGATTTGGTAAATACCAAGGTCTTTTGCTTGCTTATGGAGGACTGGGTTGGGTTGCTGAAGCTATGGAGATGATGATTCTTTCATTTGTCGGATCAGCAGTTCAATCTGAGTGGCATCTATCTTCTGGTCAGAAGAGCTCGATATCAACTGTGGTCTTCTTTGGCATGTTGGTCGGAGCTTATTTTTGGGGTGTCGTATCTGATAATTATGGACGAAA GAAGGGCTTCCTAGGCGTGGCTAGTATTACAGCTATTGCCGGGCTTTTAAGTGCTGCTTCACCAAATTACATATCATTATTACTACTTCGATGCATAACCGGAGTTGGTCTTGGTggtatgcatatatatacctcGTGGTTTCTAGAATTTGTACCAACACCAAGTAGAGGTGCCTGGATGATTGTCTTTTCAAGTTTTTGGACACTCGGAACAATATTTGAGGCTGGTCTTGCGTGG ATTATTATGCCCAGTTTTGGATGGAGATGGTTAGTTGCGCTTTCTTCAGGACCCTCTTTCATTGTACTACTCTTATATTGTCTGGCACCAGAGTCTCCAAGGTTTCTGTGCATGAAAGGAAGAACTAATGAGGCTAATAATATTCTGAGAAAAGCAGCATTGCTTAATGGAACAGCACTCCGAGCTGGAAAGCTTGTTTCTGATCAAGAGCAGGATCAAATGAACGAGTCTACAGCATCAGAGAGCACCCATTTGCTCTCACCAAGAGTAGATGAACTGTATAAGTACAAAGCAAATTCCTCATCACTGTCtatacttttttcttcaaaattgatCAGAACAAACCTTCTTCTGTGGTTATTATACTTCGGAAACACATTTGCATATTATGGCGTTATTTTGCTTACTTCTGAACTGAGCAGTGATCAAAGTAAATGTAACTCAATCAAATTGCATTCAGGGAAAAGCCAAAATGCAAGCCTCTATATAGATGTATTCATTACCAGCTTGGCAG AGGTTCCTGGCCTGATCTTATCAGCCTTCATCGTGGACAGAGTGGGTCGGAAGTTTTCCATGGTAATCATGTTTGTGTTAGCTTCATTGCTACTTCTTCCACTGTTGGCCCATCAGAATGAGATTTTGACCACAACTTTATTGTTCGGAGCTCGTACGTTCATTTCAGCAACTTTTGTTGTTGCCTGCATCTATTGCCCAGAG GTATATCCAACTAATATAAGAGCAACTGGTGTTGGAATAGCAACTGCTATTGGGAGAATAGGCGGCATGATATGCCCTCTTGTAGCCGTTGGGTTGGTGAATGACTGTCAGCAGGCATATGCCGTTATTCTGTTCCAGGTTACGATAATTCTCTCTGCACTCTGTGTATTGCTCTCCCCATTTGAGACAAAAGGTAGGAATTTGGCTGACGCTCTGGCGGCTGATGACCCGTAA
- the LOC105173743 gene encoding organic cation/carnitine transporter 7 isoform X1 has protein sequence MNRAVMNSGQVMDYDRELVYTMDEALTMVGFGKFQALVLAYAGLGSMADAMELMILSFIGPSVRSEWGLSSRQESLITTVVFAGMLIGSYASGLISDNYGRRMGLLSIAAATSIFAVLSAFSPNYISLIIFRMVVGVGLGGGPVYSSWFLEFVPVRNRGVWMVVFATFSTIGTIFEASLAWIVMPRLGWRWLLALSSVPCLAAFILYFFTEESPRYLYAKGSIADAQHVLKKMATINETQLPSGVLVSDQISELDEELTTPEGTSLLSTIKNKNSSPKRGIFSFFTLLSSSLIKTTLLLWIVYLTNSFLYYGVVLMTSEFSSSQSKCGALVLHSKQPTDTSLYRNVFITSFAELPGLILSAILVDKVGRKISMVLMYSFGFISLLPLMFHQNELLTTSLLFGARMCFIGNFKIAGIYCPEIYPTSVRTTGAGVAAAVGKIGGMICPLVAVELVSGCHRMAAIASFEVVMVLSAICVLLFKVETKGMELHDTGCA, from the exons ATGAACAGAGCCGTCATGAACAGTGGA CAGGTGATGGATTATGATAGGGAGCTTGTTTACACAATGGATGAAGCTCTTACAATGGTGGGATTTGGCAAATTCCAAGCTCTCGTGCTGGCTTATGCGGGACTTGGGTCCATGGCTGATGCAATGGAGCTGATGATACTATCATTTATAGGTCCCTCTGTTCGATCTGAATGGGGACTTTCATCCAGGCAAGAAAGTTTGATAACCACGGTTGTATTTGCGGGTATGCTCATCGGATCTTATGCGTCGGGCCTCATATCTGATAACTATGGAAGAAG GATGGGCCTTCTAAGTATTGCAGCAGCAACCAGCATATTTGCAGTTCTTAGTGCCTTCTCCCCAAACTATATTTCATTGATCATCTTCCGCATGGTAGTTGGTGTTGGCCTGGGTGGTGGACCTGTGTACTCATCCTGGTTTCTTGAGTTTGTGCCTGTACGCAACCGGGGCGTTTGGATGGTTGTCTTTGCCACTTTCTCGACAATAGGAACAATATTTGAGGCTTCATTGGCATGG ATCGTTATGCCAAGACTTGGATGGAGATGGCTACTTGCACTATCATCAGTACCCTGTTTAGCAGcatttatcttatatttttttacggAAGAGTCTCCAAGGTACCTATACGCGAAGGGCAGCATTGCTGATGCACAGCATGTCTTGAAGAAAATGGCCACAATTAATGAAACACAACTTCCTTCTGGTGTCTTAGTTTCTGATCAAATTAGTGAGTTGGATGAGGAACTTACTACTCCTGAAGGTACCTCATTGCTGtcaaccataaaaaataaaaattctagtCCTAAACGAGGCATCTTCTCGTTTTTCACACTTCTATCATCAAGCTTAATCAAAACAACCCTTCTCTTGTGGATTGTCTACCTTACGAATTCATTTCTGTATTATGGAGTTGTGTTGATGACCTCGGAGTTTAGCAGTAGCCAAAGTAAATGTGGGGCACTTGTTTTACACTCAAAACAGCCGACAGATACTAGCCTCTACAGAAATGTTTTCATCACTAGTTTTGCAG AGCTTCCAGGACTCATTTTATCAGCCATTCTTGTGGACAAAGTCGGCCGCAAAATTTCAATGGTGCTTATGTACTCATTCGGCTTCATATCTCTTTTACCACTGATGTTTCACCAAAATGAACTGCTAACCACATCTCTATTGTTTGGAGCCCGGATGTGCTTCATTGGAAACTTTAAAATAGCCGGTATTTACTGCCCAGAG ATATATCCAACGTCCGTGAGGACAACAGGAGCTGGTGTTGCTGCTGCTGTAGGAAAAATTGGAGGGATGATTTGCCCTCTCGTGGCCGTGGAGTTGGTTTCCGGTTGCCACAGAATGGCTGCAATAGCTTCATTCGAGGTCGTAATGGTTCTGTCTGCAATTTGTGTGCTGCTCTTCAAAGTTGAAACCAAGGGAATGGAGCTGCATGACACTGGATGTGCATAA
- the LOC105173747 gene encoding organic cation/carnitine transporter 7, which yields MGDPSLGYTLDEALSTVGFGTFQALALVFAGISWFSEAMEMNLLSFIGPAVKSEWSLSPTEESLLSTAVFGGMLVGALFWGFVSDAYGRRIGMQGIVLVIAGGGLLSAFSPGYKSLVLLRCILGFGVAGGHVFASWFLEFVPSSNRGAWTLSILVFWILGELFEASLAWIIMPTLGWRWLLGLSALPALLVLIFSVFVPESPRYLFAEGRINEAIDILKKVALMNRKKLPAGTLVSDQTKHLDEENSPLTETHLLSLTQKKTNSLQTSAKNLFELFSSDLLGTTLLLLLLHFGFTFAFYGVVLMISAVSSEPNDCRSLNILLRNGHDTSLYRNVLITSSAEIPGLIIATVFVERVGRKLTMGILTMLAFILMLPLSFHQNEVVTTALLFCARMLLFAAFSTLTTYAKEVYPTSIRATGSGLATSVGRIGGMICPLVAVGLVRGCHQTLAVVLFGIVILISGLCVLLFPFETKGTPLTDTVTK from the exons ATGGGGGATCCGAGCCTCGGATACACACTAGATGAAGCACTTTCGACTGTGGGGTTTGGGACTTTCCAAGCTCTTGCTCTAGTTTTTGCTGGAATCAGTTGGTTTTCAGAAGCAATGGAAATGAATCTGCTCTCCTTTATTGGGCCGGCAGTCAAGTCCGAGTGGTCACTTTCTCCCACCGAAGAGAGCCTTTTGTCGACTGCCGTTTTTGGTGGAATGCTTGTTGGAGCACTTTTCTGGGGCTTCGTATCGGATGCCTATGGGAGAAG GATAGGAATGCAAGGTATAGTTTTAGTAATAGCTGGAGGTGGACTTTTAAGTGCGTTTTCTCCAGGTTACAAGTCACTCGTCTTACTTCGTTGTATTCTTGGATTTGGTGTGGCCGGTGGGCATGTATTTGCCTCTTGGTTTCTGGAGTTCGTCCCGAGCTCTAACAGAGGTGCTTGGACGCTTAGCATATTAGTTTTCTGGATACTTGGAGAACTATTTGAGGCTTCACTTGCATGG ATTATAATGCCAACATTGGGCTGGAGGTGGCTACTTGGTTTGTCTGCTTTACCAGCTTTGTTGGTGTTGATATTCTCCGTTTTTGTGCCAGAATCTCCGAGATACCTTTTTGCGGAAGGTAGAATTAACGAAGCAATCGACATTTTGAAGAAAGTAGCTCTAATGAACCGAAAAAAACTCCCTGCTGGCACTCTTGTATCCGACCAAACAAAGCATCTGGATGAAGAAAATTCTCCTTTGACAGAAACTCATCTTCTTTCCTTAACCCAAAAGAAGACAAACAGTCTGCAAACAAGCGCCAAGAACTTGTTTGAACTGTTCTCCTCGGATTTACTGGGAACTACCCTTCTATTGCTGCTTTTGCATTTTGGATTCACATTTGCATTTTACGGTGTTGTACTGATGATCTCGGCCGTGAGCAGTGAACCAAATGATTGTCGCTCATTAAATATCCTTCTCAGAAATGGTCATGATACAAGCCTCTATCGTAATGTTTTGATCACTTCTTCAGCAG AAATTCCAGGGCTGATCATAGCAACCGTTTTCGTGGAGAGAGTAGGCCGCAAGCTCACCATGGGAATCCTGACAATGTTAGCTTTCATCTTAATGCTGCCACTGTCTTTCCACCAAAACGAGGTTGTGACTACGGCATTGTTGTTCTGCGCACGCATGTTACTCTTTGCTGCATTTTCCACCTTGACCACGTACGCAAAGGAG GTTTATCCAACTTCTATAAGGGCCACGGGGTCTGGACTTGCAACCTCAGTGGGAAGAATTGGTGGAATGATATGCCCTCTGGTGGCAGTAGGATTAGTGAGAGGATGCCATCAAACACTTGCAGTTGTTTTGTTTGGAATTGTTATACTTATTTCTGGACTCTGTGTGCTGTTGTTCCCTTTTGAGACCAAGGGAACACCACTCACAGACACTGTTACTAAGTAG
- the LOC105173742 gene encoding organic cation/carnitine transporter 7: MGDDESGGYTVDEALSSVGFGAFQGLALVFAGIGCFSDAMEITLLSFIGPALESEWSLSPTEESLLSTAVFGGMLVGAYFMGFIADAYGRRVGIRCVAMVTFAAGLLSAFSPDYKSLVVLRFLVGLGAAGGHVFLAWFLEFIPTSNRGAWILVLSFSWIIGELLEASLAWIIMPRWGWRWLLALTSVPSLVVLLLSNSAPESPRYLAMRGRTNEADRVLGKIALINQKELPAGCLVSDHHQTVQADEENFASDETCLLPSSRSKRRGVEKWLGSISQLFSSDLLWTTLLSWILFIAYTFAYYGIQLMISALSSDQSDCRSLSIHVEKGSLYVNVFITCLAELPALLLATLLVERLGRKCCMEILTMLALVFILPLLSHHKATVTTALLVSSRMFLSAAFTTLSLYAKEVYPTCVRGSGFGLASGMGRIGGMICPLVGVALVRGCHQTLAVVLFGIVILISGIGVLFYPLETKGRGLKDVVSNTNQP; this comes from the exons ATGGGAGATGATGAGAGTGGTGGATACACGGTGGATGAAGCACTTTCGAGTGTGGGATTCGGGGCATTCCAGGGCCTGGCGCTGGTTTTCGCTGGAATTGGTTGTTTTTCGGACGCCATGGAAATCACTCTGCTCTCTTTCATAGGGCCAGCACTTGAATCTGAGTGGTCGCTTTCTCCCACTGAGGAGAGTCTTTTGTCCACTGCTGTTTTTGGTGGAATGCTTGTTGGGGCGTATTTCATGGGCTTCATTGCTGATGCTTATGGAAGAAG GGTGGGAATTCGATGTGTAGCCATGGTAACATTTGCAGCCGGGCTTTTAAGTGCCTTTTCCCCGGATTACAAATCATTAGTCGTCCTTCGATTTCTCGTTGGATTGGGGGCTGCGGGAGGGCATGTGTTTTTGGCCTGGTTCTTGGAGTTCATACCGACGTCTAACAGAGGGGCTTGGATCCTCGTTCTGTCGTTTTCTTGGATAATTGGAGAGCTTCTGGAGGCTTCTCTTGCATGG ATTATCATGCCTAGATGGGGTTGGAGGTGGCTGCTTGCCTTAACCTCCGTCCCATCATTAGTGGTGCTGCTCTTGTCTAATTCTGCGCCAGAGAGTCCAAGGTACTTAGCCATGAGAGGTAGAACGAATGAAGCTGACAGAGTCTTGGGAAAAATAGCTCTGATCAATCAAAAAGAACTTCCCGCCGGCTGTCTTGTCTCTGATCATCATCAAACAGTGCAGGCagatgaagaaaattttgcaTCAGACGAAACTTGTCTCCTTCCTTCAAGCAGAAGCAAGAGAAGGGGTGTCGAAAAATGGCTTGGATCTATCTCTCAACTCTTCTCATCAGATTTACTATGGACCACTCTTCTATCATGGATATTGTTCATCGCCTACACATTTGCATACTACGGCATCCAACTGATGATCTCCGCATTGAGCAGTGATCAAAGTGACTGCCGCTCATTAAGCATCCACGTCGAGAAGGGTAGCCTCTATGTTAATGTTTTCATCACTTGTTTAGCAG AACTTCCAGCTCTGCTTTTGGCTACGCTTCTGGTAGAAAGGTTAGGGCGCAAGTGTTGTATGGAAATCCTGACTATGCTAGCACTTGTCTTCATCCTACCGTTGCTTTCACATCACAAGGCAACCGTGACTACAGCTTTATTAGTCAGCAGCCGCATGTTCCTCTCTGCCGCGTTTACCACTTTGAGCCTCTACGCAAAAGAG GTTTATCCAACTTGTGTGAGGGGCAGCGGGTTTGGGCTAGCGAGCGGGATGGGGAGAATTGGGGGAATGATATGCCCTCTGGTGGGAGTGGCACTGGTGAGGGGGTGCCATCAAACACTGGCAGTTGTTTTGTTTGGGATTGTTATACTTATTTCTGGAATTGGGGTGCTGTTTTACCCTTTGGAGACCAAGGGGAGAGGACTAAAGGACGTTGTCAGCAACACAAACCAGCCTTAA
- the LOC105173746 gene encoding organic cation/carnitine transporter 7 isoform X2 — protein sequence MEDQGNGYTVDEALSSVGFGTFQVLSLVFAGIGWCSDAMEVTLLSFIGPALESEWSLSPTEESLLSTAVFGGMLVGSYFLGFIADAYGRRTGIRGVAIITFAAGLVSAFSPDYKSLVILRFFVGFGAAGGHVYAAWFLEFIPSSNRGAWMLVVMCSWIFGELLEASLAWIIMPRWGWRWLLALSSIPSFTVLLLSTFTPETPRYLCTKGRTDEAIRVLEKIALVNGKELPSGSLVSDHQKVQPEEVNFPSEETYLISSSASKTSSFGKCFGSLSELLSPDLLGTTLLAWIMFFAYTFAYYGIQLMVSALSSGRSDCHSSSILPNNVQNDSLYINVFITCLAEIPGLLLAMVLVERFGRKLCMEILTMLTVIVILPLLAHQNGTVTTALLVSGRMFLSAAFNTLCVYTEEVYPTSVRASGYGLATAVGRIGGMICPLVAVGLVRGCHQTLAVIFFGIVILISGIAVLFFPFETKGRGLTDVVSNKE from the exons ATGGAAGATCAAGGGAACGGATACACGGTAGATGAAGCGCTTTCAAGTGTGGGGTTTGGGACTTTCCAGGTTCTTTCGCTCGTTTTTGCTGGAATCGGTTGGTGTTCGGACGCCATGGAGGTTACACTGCTCTCCTTCATAGGACCGGCACTAGAATCTGAATGGTCCCTTTCTCCCACTGAAGAGAGTCTTCTATCCACTGCTGTTTTTGGTGGGATGCTTGTTGGATCATATTTCTTGGGCTTCATAGCAGATGCCTATGGAAGAAG GACGGGAATTCGAGGTGTAGCCATAATAACTTTTGCAGCAGGACTTGTCAGTGCCTTTTCGCCAGATTACAAGTCGCTAGTCATCCTTCGGTTTTTTGTGGGATTTGGTGCTGCAGGTGGGCATGTGTATGCAGCCTGGTTCTTGGAGTTCATACCGAGCTCCAATAGAGGTGCTTGGATGCTTGTCGTGATGTGTTCCTGGATATTTGGGGAACTTTTGGAGGCTTCTCTTGCATGG ATTATCATGCCAAGATGGGGTTGGAGGTGGCTACTTGCATTATCCTCCATTCCATCTTTTACAGTGCTTCTCCTGTCCACTTTCACTCCAGAGACTCCAAGATACTTATGCACGAAAGGTAGAACCGATGAAGCGATCAgagttttggaaaaaatagCTCTGGTCAACGGAAAAGAACTTCCCTCAGGAAGTCTTGTCTCTGATCACCAAAAAGTGCAGCCAGAAGAAGTAAATTTTCCGTCAGAAGAAACTTACCTCATCTCCTCAAGCGCAAGCAAGACAAGTAGCTTTGGAAAATGCTTCGGATCTCTCTCTGAACTCCTCTCACCAGATTTACTAGGAACCACTCTTCTTGCATGGATTATGTTCTTCGCCTACACATTTGCATACTACGGGATCCAACTGATGGTTTCCGCATTGAGCAGCGGCCGCAGTGATTGCCACTCATCAAGTATCCTTCCCAACAATGTCCAGAATGATAGCCTCTATATTAATGTTTTCATCACCTGTTTAGCAG AAATTCCAGGGCTGCTTCTAGCCATGGTTCTTGTGGAAAGGTTTGGCCGGAAGCTCTGTATGGAAATCCTGACGATGCTAACAGTCATTGTCATCCTACCACTGCTTGCACATCAAAATGGAACTGTGACAACGGCTTTATTGGTCAGCGGCCGCATGTTCCTATCTGCAGCATTTAACACTTTGTGCGTCTACACAGAAGAG GTTTATCCAACTTCTGTAAGAGCCAGTGGCTACGGACTTGCAACTGCTGTGGGGAGAATCGGTGGTATGATATGTCCTCTGGTGGCAGTAGGACTGGTGAGGGGTTGCCATCAAACACTTGCAGTTATATTCTTTGGTATTGTTATACTTATTTCTGGAATCGCCGTCCTGTTTTTCCCATTTGAGACAAAAGGGAGAGGGCTTACGGACGTCGTCAGCAACAAAGAATGA
- the LOC105173746 gene encoding organic cation/carnitine transporter 7 isoform X1 produces the protein MIKNGEVVSPFEMEDQGNGYTVDEALSSVGFGTFQVLSLVFAGIGWCSDAMEVTLLSFIGPALESEWSLSPTEESLLSTAVFGGMLVGSYFLGFIADAYGRRTGIRGVAIITFAAGLVSAFSPDYKSLVILRFFVGFGAAGGHVYAAWFLEFIPSSNRGAWMLVVMCSWIFGELLEASLAWIIMPRWGWRWLLALSSIPSFTVLLLSTFTPETPRYLCTKGRTDEAIRVLEKIALVNGKELPSGSLVSDHQKVQPEEVNFPSEETYLISSSASKTSSFGKCFGSLSELLSPDLLGTTLLAWIMFFAYTFAYYGIQLMVSALSSGRSDCHSSSILPNNVQNDSLYINVFITCLAEIPGLLLAMVLVERFGRKLCMEILTMLTVIVILPLLAHQNGTVTTALLVSGRMFLSAAFNTLCVYTEEVYPTSVRASGYGLATAVGRIGGMICPLVAVGLVRGCHQTLAVIFFGIVILISGIAVLFFPFETKGRGLTDVVSNKE, from the exons ATGATCAAGAATGGTGAAGTTGTTTCTCCTTTTGAG ATGGAAGATCAAGGGAACGGATACACGGTAGATGAAGCGCTTTCAAGTGTGGGGTTTGGGACTTTCCAGGTTCTTTCGCTCGTTTTTGCTGGAATCGGTTGGTGTTCGGACGCCATGGAGGTTACACTGCTCTCCTTCATAGGACCGGCACTAGAATCTGAATGGTCCCTTTCTCCCACTGAAGAGAGTCTTCTATCCACTGCTGTTTTTGGTGGGATGCTTGTTGGATCATATTTCTTGGGCTTCATAGCAGATGCCTATGGAAGAAG GACGGGAATTCGAGGTGTAGCCATAATAACTTTTGCAGCAGGACTTGTCAGTGCCTTTTCGCCAGATTACAAGTCGCTAGTCATCCTTCGGTTTTTTGTGGGATTTGGTGCTGCAGGTGGGCATGTGTATGCAGCCTGGTTCTTGGAGTTCATACCGAGCTCCAATAGAGGTGCTTGGATGCTTGTCGTGATGTGTTCCTGGATATTTGGGGAACTTTTGGAGGCTTCTCTTGCATGG ATTATCATGCCAAGATGGGGTTGGAGGTGGCTACTTGCATTATCCTCCATTCCATCTTTTACAGTGCTTCTCCTGTCCACTTTCACTCCAGAGACTCCAAGATACTTATGCACGAAAGGTAGAACCGATGAAGCGATCAgagttttggaaaaaatagCTCTGGTCAACGGAAAAGAACTTCCCTCAGGAAGTCTTGTCTCTGATCACCAAAAAGTGCAGCCAGAAGAAGTAAATTTTCCGTCAGAAGAAACTTACCTCATCTCCTCAAGCGCAAGCAAGACAAGTAGCTTTGGAAAATGCTTCGGATCTCTCTCTGAACTCCTCTCACCAGATTTACTAGGAACCACTCTTCTTGCATGGATTATGTTCTTCGCCTACACATTTGCATACTACGGGATCCAACTGATGGTTTCCGCATTGAGCAGCGGCCGCAGTGATTGCCACTCATCAAGTATCCTTCCCAACAATGTCCAGAATGATAGCCTCTATATTAATGTTTTCATCACCTGTTTAGCAG AAATTCCAGGGCTGCTTCTAGCCATGGTTCTTGTGGAAAGGTTTGGCCGGAAGCTCTGTATGGAAATCCTGACGATGCTAACAGTCATTGTCATCCTACCACTGCTTGCACATCAAAATGGAACTGTGACAACGGCTTTATTGGTCAGCGGCCGCATGTTCCTATCTGCAGCATTTAACACTTTGTGCGTCTACACAGAAGAG GTTTATCCAACTTCTGTAAGAGCCAGTGGCTACGGACTTGCAACTGCTGTGGGGAGAATCGGTGGTATGATATGTCCTCTGGTGGCAGTAGGACTGGTGAGGGGTTGCCATCAAACACTTGCAGTTATATTCTTTGGTATTGTTATACTTATTTCTGGAATCGCCGTCCTGTTTTTCCCATTTGAGACAAAAGGGAGAGGGCTTACGGACGTCGTCAGCAACAAAGAATGA